One genomic window of Lagenorhynchus albirostris chromosome 17, mLagAlb1.1, whole genome shotgun sequence includes the following:
- the LY6E gene encoding lymphocyte antigen 6E gives MKVFLPVLLAALLGVEQVHPLVCFSCVNENSNWYCLKPTVCSDTDNYCVTISASAGIGNVVDFGYTLNKGCSPICPIQSVNLGVASVGTHCCQSFLCNLSAADGGLRASAAVLGLGLLLSLLSALLRFGP, from the exons ATGAAGGTCTTCCTGCCGGTGCTGCTGGCTGCCCTCCTGGGTGTGGAGCAAG TCCACCCCCTGGTGTGCTTCTCTTGCGTGAATGAAAACAGCAACTGGTACTGCCTGAAGCCCACCGTCTGCTCCGATACAGACAACTACTGTGTGACCATCTCTGCATCCGCTGGCATCG GGAACGTGGTGGACTTTGGCTACACCCTGAACAAGGGCTGCTCCCCGATCTGCCCCATCCAGAGCGTCAATCTCGGCGTGGCGTCCGTGGGCACCCACTGCTGCCAGAGCTTCCTGTGCAACTTGAGTGCGGCCGACGGCGGGCTGCGGGCCAGCGCCGCTGTGCTGGGCCTCGGGCTCCTGCTCAGCCTGCTGTCGGCTCTGCTGCGATTTGGCCCCTGA